A portion of the Acidisarcina polymorpha genome contains these proteins:
- the bioB gene encoding biotin synthase BioB — protein MLLDPAFEIFSAMDGGPAGRQRNPLGGICTIRPPQVRSFSLSVIIYNGLSLKSIFYNSQHQYQFTPKTEILMTPETAAHPTATATITSSPRWTSESARNLYELPFNDLLFQAHSVHRANFDPNRIQLSKLLSIKTGGCPEDCGYCSQSARYPTGLRASKLMEVERVVAEAQKAKEGGATRYCMGAAWRSPKQRDMDTVVAMVQGVKALGLETCMTLGMLSPQQAESLSEAGLDYYNHNIDTSKRFYGEVITTRTFGDRLETLENVRQAGIKVCAGGIIGMGEAAEDRIDMLVTLANLPSPPESVPINMLIPIPGSKLADAPPVDPIDFVRVIALARILMPGSHVRLSAGRTNMTDELQALCFFAGANSIFVGDTLLTAANPGDDRDSGLLRRLGIRPEASDAQK, from the coding sequence ATGCTTCTCGATCCGGCGTTCGAGATCTTCAGTGCGATGGACGGCGGCCCAGCGGGGCGGCAAAGAAATCCGCTCGGAGGCATATGCACAATTCGTCCGCCGCAGGTTCGATCATTCAGCCTCAGCGTGATTATCTATAATGGGCTTTCACTCAAATCTATTTTCTACAACTCGCAGCACCAATACCAGTTCACGCCGAAGACAGAAATTCTTATGACTCCTGAAACAGCAGCCCATCCAACCGCCACAGCAACCATTACCTCATCGCCTCGTTGGACGTCCGAAAGCGCGCGCAATCTATACGAGCTACCCTTCAATGACCTGCTCTTTCAGGCACATTCCGTGCATCGGGCGAACTTTGATCCGAACCGGATCCAGCTCAGCAAACTACTCAGTATCAAAACCGGGGGATGCCCAGAGGACTGCGGCTATTGCAGTCAGTCGGCGCGCTATCCGACCGGCCTCAGAGCTTCAAAGCTGATGGAGGTTGAGCGTGTTGTAGCCGAAGCGCAGAAGGCCAAGGAGGGCGGAGCTACCCGCTACTGCATGGGCGCCGCCTGGCGCAGCCCCAAGCAGCGCGACATGGACACAGTAGTAGCAATGGTGCAGGGCGTGAAGGCCCTCGGCCTGGAAACATGCATGACGCTGGGGATGCTTTCGCCGCAGCAAGCTGAGTCCCTCTCTGAAGCTGGACTGGATTACTACAATCACAATATCGACACCTCCAAGAGATTCTATGGGGAGGTCATCACGACTCGAACTTTCGGAGATCGTCTCGAAACGCTTGAAAACGTCCGCCAGGCAGGGATCAAGGTATGCGCCGGAGGCATCATTGGCATGGGCGAAGCCGCGGAGGATCGAATCGATATGCTGGTGACGCTGGCCAATCTGCCGTCGCCACCGGAGAGCGTGCCAATCAACATGCTCATTCCTATTCCAGGTTCGAAGCTTGCCGATGCACCGCCGGTCGATCCGATCGACTTCGTTCGGGTGATCGCGCTCGCCCGTATTCTCATGCCGGGATCGCATGTACGGCTTTCGGCGGGGCGAACCAACATGACCGACGAATTGCAGGCTCTCTGCTTTTTTGCGGGAGCCAATTCGATCTTTGTCGGTGACACCCTTCTGACCGCTGCTAATCCAGGAGATGACCGGGACAGCGGCCTCCTGCGGCGCCTCGGAATAAGACCCGAGGCAAGCGACGCCCAAAAATGA
- a CDS encoding 8-amino-7-oxononanoate synthase, with the protein MQLERKGRRRALARQCGIDFTSNDYLGLAGSPRLGLSVISAIERGVPVGAGGSRLLRGNDPEHESLEEEAAAFFHAERMLYFGSGYTANLAILATLPQRNDLVVYDELAHASALAGIAAGRGRAVAVPHNDIGAFEDAICKWRRGGGTGHPWIVVESLYSMDGDRAPLAALAGVSDRYDGFLFIDEAHATGVHGAGGRGFAFELEGRENVVVLHTCGKALGVSGALVGASRVLCDYLVNHSSPFIYATAPSPLAAASVREALKIVSDEPERRQKLQSRIAYANEQIAVHLGIEGSGSQILPVILGDNARSLRVAQKMQAIGFDIRAIRTPTVAPNTARLRIAITLNVDCPTVFRMFERLAQVMAEEQP; encoded by the coding sequence GTGCAACTCGAACGAAAAGGACGCCGGCGCGCCCTGGCGCGGCAGTGCGGCATCGACTTCACTTCCAATGACTACCTGGGCCTTGCCGGATCACCTCGGCTTGGCTTGAGTGTGATCTCCGCCATCGAGCGCGGTGTTCCAGTTGGAGCTGGCGGTTCGCGACTGCTTCGCGGCAACGATCCCGAGCATGAGTCGCTGGAAGAGGAGGCAGCCGCATTTTTTCATGCTGAGCGGATGCTGTATTTCGGCAGTGGCTATACCGCGAACCTCGCAATCCTCGCGACTCTTCCTCAGCGCAATGATCTCGTCGTCTATGACGAGTTGGCGCATGCGAGCGCGCTTGCGGGGATCGCTGCCGGACGCGGTCGCGCGGTAGCCGTGCCGCACAATGACATCGGAGCCTTTGAAGATGCGATCTGCAAGTGGCGCCGCGGGGGGGGCACTGGCCATCCCTGGATCGTCGTTGAAAGCCTCTATTCGATGGATGGCGACAGGGCTCCTCTTGCCGCGCTTGCCGGCGTGTCCGACCGCTATGATGGGTTCCTTTTCATCGATGAAGCTCACGCGACGGGTGTTCATGGCGCCGGTGGTCGTGGATTCGCGTTCGAGTTGGAAGGACGCGAAAATGTTGTCGTGCTCCATACCTGCGGCAAAGCGCTGGGCGTATCCGGCGCGCTCGTCGGAGCAAGCCGCGTTCTTTGCGATTATCTGGTAAATCATTCGAGCCCCTTCATCTATGCAACCGCGCCATCTCCCCTGGCAGCAGCCAGCGTCCGTGAAGCCCTGAAAATCGTGTCGGACGAACCCGAGCGGCGGCAAAAGCTTCAGAGCAGGATCGCGTACGCTAACGAACAGATCGCCGTTCATCTCGGAATCGAAGGCAGCGGTTCACAAATCCTTCCGGTCATCCTTGGAGACAATGCGCGGTCCCTGCGAGTTGCGCAGAAGATGCAAGCGATTGGATTTGATATACGGGCCATCCGAACCCCGACGGTCGCTCCAAACACGGCGCGTCTACGGATTGCAATTACGTTGAATGTTGATTGCCCAACCGTGTTCCGCATGTTCGAGCGCCTCGCCCAAGTGATGGCGGAGGAGCAGCCATGA
- the bioD gene encoding dethiobiotin synthase has protein sequence MSLRYVITGTDTGIGKTVFSAALADALGACYWKPVQSGLDEETDSEIIRRLGRIPSAHIIPEAWRLKTPVSPHLSAEIDHVTLAPDSLDPPETNLPLIIEGAGGLLVPLTRQQTFADVFARWQIPVILCARTSLGTINHTLLSLEVMRQRRVPVYGVAFIGGPYPDTQRIIGEMGDVRILGRLPLLDPLTADTLRGAFREHFDPSSFEKGIA, from the coding sequence ATGAGCTTGCGGTATGTGATCACTGGAACTGATACGGGGATTGGCAAGACCGTGTTTTCTGCCGCGCTGGCCGATGCACTCGGCGCCTGCTATTGGAAACCTGTTCAATCCGGCCTCGACGAGGAGACGGATAGCGAGATCATTCGCCGCCTAGGCCGTATACCGTCGGCGCACATAATTCCCGAGGCATGGCGGCTCAAAACGCCGGTATCTCCGCACTTGTCGGCAGAAATCGACCACGTGACACTTGCTCCCGATTCCCTCGATCCACCCGAAACGAATTTGCCTCTGATCATTGAGGGAGCCGGCGGATTACTCGTTCCTCTAACCCGCCAACAAACCTTTGCCGATGTTTTTGCGCGGTGGCAAATTCCGGTCATCCTTTGCGCCCGAACCAGTCTCGGAACCATTAACCATACGCTTTTGTCGCTCGAAGTAATGCGGCAACGCCGGGTCCCGGTCTACGGAGTTGCATTCATTGGTGGTCCCTATCCTGACACCCAACGGATCATCGGAGAAATGGGAGATGTCCGCATCCTCGGCAGGCTACCTCTTCTGGATCCGTTGACGGCGGATACCTTGCGTGGAGCGTTTCGCGAACACTTCGACCCTTCTTCCTTCGAGAAGGGAATTGCGTGA
- a CDS encoding adenosylmethionine--8-amino-7-oxononanoate transaminase, whose amino-acid sequence MTSQGPSPVWHPFTQHALEPVTTRVIRTEGAYLIDEHGHSILDAISSWWVITHGHRHPAIVAAIHAAVDRFDQIIFAEYTHEPAEDLARGLIRVAPPGLAHVFYSDSGSTAVEVALKMALGFFRNSGAPRSRIVVMEHGYHGDTIGAMSAGERGVFNAAYSPLLFDVDTIPFPAAGAEQGTLDAFEQICSGREVATLLVEPLILGAGGMKMYPPHLLTELKRIAGRYGTLLIADEVMSGWGRTGTLFACEQAGVSPDILCISKGITGGALPLAATLCSAEIFDAHLSSDRSRTFFHSSSYTANPIACAAALANLNIWQSEPVLERLKSLEHMHRERLAPFRSDPRFLNVRQTGTIAALDLNVSSSGYLSEVGPKLKHFFRQRDLLIRPLGNVIYLMTPYCVTPAELDRAYAAIDEAADVIGMANK is encoded by the coding sequence ATGACTTCTCAGGGGCCGTCACCTGTCTGGCATCCCTTCACTCAACATGCTCTTGAACCAGTGACCACCCGGGTCATCCGGACGGAGGGCGCCTACCTCATCGATGAACATGGTCACTCGATTCTCGATGCGATCTCTTCCTGGTGGGTGATTACTCATGGTCACCGGCATCCGGCGATCGTGGCCGCGATACATGCAGCAGTCGACAGATTCGATCAGATTATTTTTGCCGAGTACACCCATGAACCTGCGGAGGATTTGGCGCGAGGATTGATCCGGGTTGCACCGCCCGGCCTCGCGCACGTCTTTTATTCAGACAGCGGCTCGACCGCGGTCGAAGTAGCACTGAAGATGGCACTGGGCTTCTTTCGTAACTCAGGCGCTCCGCGCTCGAGGATTGTCGTGATGGAGCACGGCTACCATGGCGATACGATCGGCGCGATGTCCGCCGGCGAACGCGGCGTCTTCAACGCGGCCTACAGCCCGCTGCTCTTTGATGTAGACACCATCCCCTTTCCTGCCGCTGGTGCTGAACAAGGGACCCTGGATGCATTCGAGCAGATTTGCTCCGGAAGGGAGGTCGCGACGCTCCTGGTGGAGCCGCTCATACTGGGGGCTGGCGGCATGAAGATGTATCCTCCGCACCTGCTGACAGAGTTGAAGCGCATCGCCGGGCGCTACGGAACCCTGCTGATCGCCGATGAAGTCATGAGCGGATGGGGAAGAACCGGAACTCTTTTCGCCTGCGAACAGGCAGGCGTTTCACCGGACATTCTATGCATATCTAAGGGCATCACTGGCGGTGCGTTGCCTTTGGCTGCCACCCTCTGTTCGGCCGAGATCTTCGACGCGCACCTGTCATCCGACCGCAGCCGAACATTCTTCCATTCAAGCTCCTATACGGCCAACCCGATTGCTTGCGCGGCAGCGCTTGCCAACCTCAACATCTGGCAGAGTGAACCGGTTCTAGAGCGTCTTAAATCTCTGGAGCATATGCACCGCGAAAGACTAGCGCCATTCCGCTCTGATCCGCGCTTCCTTAATGTCCGGCAGACAGGTACGATCGCTGCACTCGATCTCAATGTTTCGAGTTCAGGATATCTTTCCGAGGTTGGACCGAAGCTAAAACATTTCTTCCGGCAGAGAGACCTGCTCATTCGTCCGCTGGGGAACGTGATCTATCTGATGACGCCCTACTGTGTCACTCCTGCCGAGCTCGACCGGGCTTATGCAGCGATCGATGAAGCAGCCGATGTGATTGGCATGGCCAATAAATGA
- a CDS encoding beta-ketoacyl-ACP synthase III has product MMPLRSSRIAGLGHYAPERRVENAEIEKRLGLEAGWIERRTGIRARRWAAPAEALTDLAAKAGAMALADAGIGRDEVALTLLATSTPDHLLPPSAPLLAYQLKLSNSGAVDLAGACSGFLYALALADGFVRIQGKPVLIVAANILSRRINPEERGSAILFADAAGAMVLAPSDSSVTGVLGVDLASNGSHYGLISIPAGGSKRPFVAGMDPKELLMTMSQGKSVFSQAVRMMTGCSLRAMERAGVTAADIDRFVPHQANVRLFEAVGENLGLADHKTIRTIEEFGNSSAATIPLSLSIANRDRPFASGERLLLTAAGAGLVGGSIVLGI; this is encoded by the coding sequence ATGATGCCGTTACGCTCGAGCCGGATTGCGGGTCTAGGACATTATGCCCCAGAGCGTCGTGTCGAAAACGCCGAGATCGAGAAGCGGCTTGGACTCGAGGCCGGCTGGATCGAACGTCGGACCGGCATCCGGGCGCGAAGATGGGCTGCCCCCGCAGAAGCACTCACAGACCTTGCCGCGAAGGCTGGCGCCATGGCCCTTGCGGATGCGGGTATAGGGCGTGACGAGGTCGCATTGACGCTGCTCGCCACTTCGACTCCCGACCACCTGTTGCCCCCATCCGCTCCACTCCTCGCCTATCAACTAAAACTCTCGAACTCAGGCGCTGTCGATCTCGCTGGGGCCTGTTCAGGTTTTCTCTATGCTTTAGCGCTGGCCGATGGTTTCGTTAGGATCCAGGGCAAGCCTGTCCTCATCGTCGCCGCTAATATTTTGAGCCGGCGTATTAATCCAGAGGAGCGCGGCAGCGCGATTCTGTTTGCCGATGCAGCCGGAGCCATGGTTCTTGCTCCTTCAGATTCGTCAGTGACCGGCGTTCTTGGGGTCGATCTGGCCTCCAATGGGAGCCACTATGGTCTGATTTCGATTCCTGCCGGTGGGAGCAAGAGGCCCTTCGTTGCCGGCATGGATCCAAAAGAGTTGCTGATGACGATGAGTCAAGGCAAATCAGTATTCTCGCAGGCTGTGCGTATGATGACCGGATGTTCCCTTCGCGCCATGGAGCGGGCAGGGGTGACAGCGGCTGACATCGATCGTTTCGTACCCCACCAAGCCAACGTCCGCCTCTTCGAGGCCGTCGGCGAAAACCTCGGGCTGGCAGACCACAAGACGATTCGGACAATCGAGGAATTTGGAAACTCCTCGGCTGCGACCATTCCATTGTCCTTGTCTATCGCTAACAGAGATCGGCCTTTCGCCTCCGGCGAGCGATTGCTTCTAACTGCAGCGGGCGCTGGTCTCGTCGGCGGAAGTATTGTTTTGGGGATCTAA
- a CDS encoding CRTAC1 family protein, protein MRLSRGGMLGLLCGAGMAGSAPPKLLAQIASAHPQPQVQPKTGAPVANFIDLASIAGLNERTTVGGIHEKRYILETTGGGVAMFDYDNDGWLDLFLVNGSTLSPITGPAPTNKLYKNNRDGTFTDVTAKAGLARHGWGQGVCVGDYNGDGWLDLFVTFYGQNALYRNNGDGTFTDVTRDCGLITAENSYSTGAAFLDYDRDGHLDLFVTRYVDFAEATSHDAGHGETCKWRGVPVMCGPRGLRGAKNTLYRNTGNGKFEDVTEKAGILNDKHYGFTPLVVDYNNDGWPDIYVANDSTASLLYRNNRDGTFSEVGALAGVAYNEDGREQSGMGTDAADYDGDGLFDLVKTNFEQDTSTLYHNRGDGTFDDVTFRGGLGVNTSFVGWGCGFLDFDDDGWPDIFMANGHVYPEVDKALGDTSYKQRKILYRNRGDGTFEDVSVRSGAGIGLKRSSRGVAFGDLFNTGSTDILISNMNETPTLLRNTMSYKASSLTIRLQGQPPNVFGFGARVTVAAGKLHMMNEVRSGGSYLSQNDLRLRFGLGNAGAADKVVVRWPDGKEDTLKDVSAKRFVTIAHGGRVVSDTSYQPCPLKLKNA, encoded by the coding sequence ATGAGACTTTCACGGGGCGGAATGCTCGGCTTGCTTTGTGGCGCGGGCATGGCCGGATCCGCGCCGCCGAAATTGCTGGCCCAAATTGCGTCTGCGCATCCTCAGCCACAGGTGCAACCCAAGACCGGCGCACCTGTAGCCAATTTTATAGACCTTGCTTCTATAGCCGGGCTGAATGAGCGGACAACTGTCGGCGGCATCCATGAAAAGCGCTATATCCTCGAGACCACCGGCGGTGGAGTCGCCATGTTCGACTACGACAACGACGGCTGGCTCGATCTCTTCCTGGTGAATGGCTCGACCTTGTCTCCTATCACGGGCCCCGCCCCCACCAACAAGCTCTACAAGAATAACCGCGATGGCACCTTCACCGACGTAACCGCGAAAGCCGGACTGGCACGTCATGGATGGGGACAAGGTGTGTGCGTCGGCGACTACAACGGCGACGGCTGGCTCGATCTCTTCGTTACCTTCTACGGTCAGAATGCGCTATACCGTAACAACGGTGATGGAACATTTACCGACGTGACTCGAGACTGTGGCCTGATTACCGCTGAAAACAGCTATAGTACCGGCGCGGCTTTTCTTGATTACGATCGCGACGGACACCTCGACTTGTTTGTGACCCGCTACGTCGATTTCGCCGAAGCCACGAGCCACGATGCCGGACACGGAGAGACCTGCAAGTGGCGCGGCGTACCCGTGATGTGCGGACCGCGTGGACTCAGGGGTGCAAAGAACACGCTCTATCGAAATACCGGAAACGGCAAATTTGAAGATGTTACTGAAAAGGCCGGCATTCTGAATGACAAGCACTACGGTTTCACGCCTCTGGTTGTCGATTACAACAACGACGGCTGGCCGGACATTTACGTCGCCAATGATTCGACCGCCAGCCTGCTCTATCGCAACAACCGTGACGGCACCTTCAGCGAGGTGGGAGCGCTTGCAGGAGTCGCTTACAACGAAGACGGCCGCGAACAGAGCGGCATGGGAACCGATGCTGCCGACTATGATGGCGACGGCTTATTCGACCTGGTCAAGACTAATTTCGAGCAGGACACCAGCACGCTCTATCACAATCGCGGCGATGGCACCTTCGACGACGTGACCTTTCGCGGCGGTCTCGGCGTGAATACCAGTTTCGTCGGTTGGGGGTGTGGTTTCCTGGACTTCGACGACGACGGCTGGCCAGACATCTTTATGGCCAACGGCCACGTTTACCCCGAGGTCGACAAAGCACTCGGAGACACTTCATACAAACAGCGCAAAATCCTCTACAGAAACCGCGGGGACGGGACTTTCGAGGATGTCTCGGTTCGTAGCGGCGCGGGCATCGGTCTGAAACGCTCTTCGCGCGGAGTCGCTTTTGGCGATCTCTTCAACACTGGCAGCACCGATATCCTAATCTCCAACATGAATGAGACGCCAACGCTATTACGCAACACCATGTCGTACAAAGCGTCGTCCTTGACCATACGACTTCAAGGACAGCCGCCGAATGTATTTGGCTTTGGCGCGCGAGTAACTGTCGCTGCCGGAAAACTCCACATGATGAATGAGGTGCGCAGCGGCGGCAGCTATCTTTCGCAAAACGATCTTCGCCTGCGCTTTGGCCTCGGAAACGCAGGTGCGGCTGACAAGGTCGTGGTCCGCTGGCCTGATGGTAAGGAAGACACCCTAAAGGACGTCTCCGCGAAGCGCTTCGTCACTATTGCTCATGGCGGTCGTGTTGTAAGTGATACGTCTTACCAACCTTGTCCACTCAAGCTAAAGAATGCTTAA
- a CDS encoding DUF3291 domain-containing protein, translating into MMFVSLTRLRIRSPRFLPFFFVSLLSTLRQVQRSRGFRRGAVLADRHWAFWTLTAWNDAESMREYMTTGPHKKVMPRLLNWCDEASVAHWTQPEEELPSWLEADRRMRESGRASKVRHPTSNHSSLTYEAPRTTRTKAIRPA; encoded by the coding sequence ATGATGTTTGTCAGCCTTACCCGCTTAAGAATCCGGTCACCGCGATTTCTTCCGTTTTTCTTTGTTTCCCTGCTGAGCACTTTGAGGCAGGTACAGCGATCTCGTGGATTCCGGCGCGGCGCGGTACTGGCTGACCGGCACTGGGCCTTCTGGACACTTACTGCCTGGAACGATGCGGAAAGCATGCGAGAGTACATGACGACTGGACCACACAAGAAGGTCATGCCGCGACTTCTGAACTGGTGTGACGAAGCTTCGGTCGCGCACTGGACTCAGCCCGAAGAAGAACTACCCTCCTGGTTGGAAGCCGATCGACGAATGCGCGAGAGCGGACGCGCCTCGAAGGTTCGGCATCCGACTTCCAATCATTCGAGCTTGACATACGAGGCGCCGCGTACTACGCGTACGAAAGCGATACGGCCTGCCTGA
- a CDS encoding MATE family efflux transporter, translating into MIASIISWHGVAMEANVQLVEDSTASPWNLNAEIRTLLRVAIPVVLSELAWMLMSVVDTIMVGRLSPEAIGAVGLSSGLYYVPALFGVGLLLGLDALVSQAYGRGDDRDCRQWLTQGLYIALFVSLPIMAIVVCVPTALPHWGANPVVSTEASAYLKLLNWGTPCLLAYAALRRYLQGMSVVKPITFALVSANLINLAGNWALIYGKLGLPTLGIQGSAISTVAARLYMALFLLVVAWNHERKRGFALFRGWPGPDRLRILRILRLGVPAATQMIFEIGAFSAATVIAAKLSPEALAAHMIALNIASVTYMVPLGISAAAAVTVGHAIGADIPAQARRAGWLAVSLAAGFMAIMALLLTIFPRSIIRIYTPDRPVISIGIWLLALAAVFQIFDGIQTVATGALRGLGHTKMPMIFNLLGYWAIGLPLGYFLCFHAKLGIYGVWIGLTLSLMFIASLVLLEWKKKSAEFRRRA; encoded by the coding sequence ATGATTGCGAGTATCATCAGTTGGCATGGAGTGGCGATGGAGGCGAACGTTCAACTCGTCGAAGACAGCACTGCCTCCCCGTGGAATCTTAATGCCGAGATCCGCACGCTCCTAAGAGTCGCGATTCCTGTCGTTCTCTCCGAGCTTGCCTGGATGCTGATGTCGGTGGTCGACACTATCATGGTGGGCAGGCTGAGCCCGGAAGCAATCGGCGCGGTCGGCCTCAGCAGCGGGCTTTATTATGTTCCGGCCCTCTTCGGAGTCGGGCTGTTGCTCGGCCTCGACGCTCTCGTTTCACAGGCATACGGTCGGGGCGATGATCGGGACTGCCGGCAATGGCTCACCCAAGGCCTTTACATCGCCTTATTCGTGAGCCTGCCGATCATGGCTATCGTCGTCTGTGTACCCACAGCCTTGCCACATTGGGGCGCCAACCCCGTTGTCTCCACCGAGGCTTCGGCTTACCTCAAGCTTTTGAATTGGGGAACGCCTTGCCTGCTGGCGTATGCCGCGTTACGCCGCTATCTTCAGGGAATGAGTGTAGTCAAGCCGATCACCTTTGCTCTAGTGTCGGCTAACCTCATTAACCTGGCAGGGAACTGGGCTCTCATCTACGGGAAGCTCGGTCTGCCTACCTTAGGAATTCAAGGTTCCGCGATTTCCACCGTCGCCGCGCGGCTCTATATGGCCCTCTTTCTGCTCGTCGTTGCTTGGAACCATGAGCGAAAACGAGGCTTCGCCCTGTTTCGTGGCTGGCCGGGACCGGACCGCCTTCGCATTCTTCGGATCCTAAGACTCGGCGTCCCGGCGGCGACCCAGATGATCTTCGAGATCGGAGCGTTCAGCGCTGCGACTGTCATTGCCGCAAAGCTGAGCCCGGAAGCCCTTGCCGCACATATGATTGCATTGAATATCGCAAGTGTTACTTACATGGTTCCGTTAGGCATCTCTGCGGCAGCGGCAGTCACAGTGGGACACGCCATCGGGGCGGACATTCCTGCCCAGGCACGCCGCGCGGGTTGGCTGGCGGTCAGTCTTGCGGCGGGGTTCATGGCAATCATGGCGCTTCTACTGACCATCTTCCCACGCTCCATCATTCGGATCTACACGCCCGACCGGCCGGTGATCTCTATCGGAATCTGGTTGCTCGCGCTAGCTGCCGTGTTCCAGATCTTCGATGGAATTCAGACAGTAGCCACCGGGGCGCTGCGCGGCTTGGGCCACACTAAGATGCCTATGATCTTCAATCTGCTAGGATACTGGGCCATCGGGCTACCGTTGGGCTATTTTCTCTGCTTTCACGCAAAGCTGGGCATTTACGGCGTGTGGATCGGCCTTACTCTGTCGCTGATGTTCATCGCCTCGCTCGTTCTTCTCGAATGGAAGAAGAAGTCCGCGGAATTTCGGAGAAGAGCCTGA
- a CDS encoding bifunctional nuclease family protein: MDIEMKIRGLMVDPSTNAPIVILKDVASDTVLPIWVGLYEANAIALEVEKSSTPRPMTHDLLKNLIHGLNAEVQRVVVTELRDDTFYAVIWMEQNGEAVTLDARPSDAIALALRTDCPIYVSEDVLKIAKVIPNTADSASSEELRRWLENLNDEDMGRYKM; encoded by the coding sequence ATGGATATTGAAATGAAGATTCGCGGATTGATGGTCGATCCTTCAACCAACGCCCCGATCGTAATCCTGAAGGATGTCGCCAGCGACACCGTGCTGCCAATTTGGGTCGGGCTCTATGAAGCAAACGCAATTGCGCTCGAAGTGGAGAAGTCCTCAACCCCTCGTCCGATGACTCATGACCTGCTGAAAAACCTCATCCATGGCTTAAACGCTGAGGTGCAACGTGTAGTGGTTACTGAGCTTAGGGATGACACGTTTTATGCTGTCATCTGGATGGAGCAGAATGGAGAAGCTGTAACGCTTGACGCTCGACCATCGGACGCGATTGCGTTGGCGCTGCGCACCGATTGCCCGATTTACGTCAGCGAAGATGTGTTGAAGATCGCCAAGGTCATCCCGAACACAGCCGATTCTGCCTCCTCGGAAGAGCTTCGCCGATGGTTGGAAAATCTCAACGATGAGGATATGGGCCGATACAAGATGTAG
- the miaB gene encoding tRNA (N6-isopentenyl adenosine(37)-C2)-methylthiotransferase MiaB has product MTEKSKTFYLETFGCQMNAHDSEKVVGTLEQQGYAQVHVEEEADLILYNTCSIRDKAEQKVFNRLNDYKKLHKQGKRFGVLGCVAQQEGERIFDRAPYVSLVSGSASYRKLPEMIARLEAGETRITGLDDRKTEETFETEFTARTNPYRGYITIIEGCDKFCAYCVVPYTRGKERSRTSTSVLMEARRMADSGYSEIQLLGQNVNSYRDPEGKRSFAELLAAIGELEGIRRVRFTTSHPRDFTRDIVAAIDSVPELCDHVHLPVQSGSSGVLQRMNREYTREQYLERVSWVRAAKRSISMTTDIIVGFPGETADDFIETMDLLAEVQYDAVFAFKYSPRPNTPSIHMPDSIPDEEKSRRLQSLLERQREIQRINYSLQIGKTYEAAVEGHNQQRSQVIGRTTQNKTLNFTASSTILPAPGSYVAVRITAAFPNSLVGIAVS; this is encoded by the coding sequence TTGACCGAGAAGAGCAAAACATTTTACTTGGAGACGTTCGGCTGCCAGATGAATGCCCACGACTCCGAGAAAGTCGTGGGGACGCTGGAACAGCAGGGCTACGCCCAGGTTCATGTAGAGGAAGAGGCAGACCTGATCCTCTACAACACCTGCTCGATCCGCGACAAAGCTGAGCAGAAAGTCTTCAATCGGCTGAACGACTACAAGAAGTTGCATAAACAAGGCAAGCGCTTTGGGGTTCTCGGGTGTGTGGCGCAACAAGAGGGCGAGCGGATCTTCGACCGCGCCCCGTATGTCTCGCTCGTTTCGGGATCGGCTTCTTACCGCAAACTGCCCGAGATGATCGCCCGTCTCGAAGCAGGAGAGACCCGCATTACGGGTCTCGATGACCGGAAGACCGAAGAGACGTTCGAAACTGAATTTACCGCGCGCACCAACCCTTACCGCGGATATATCACGATCATTGAAGGCTGCGACAAGTTCTGCGCGTACTGTGTCGTTCCTTATACGCGGGGTAAAGAACGCAGCCGCACGTCCACTTCGGTGCTGATGGAGGCGCGGCGGATGGCGGACAGCGGATACTCCGAGATCCAGCTGCTTGGTCAGAATGTGAATTCATACCGCGATCCGGAAGGGAAGCGCAGCTTCGCAGAATTGTTGGCTGCTATCGGAGAGTTGGAAGGAATCCGGCGGGTGCGTTTCACTACTTCGCACCCCCGAGACTTTACCCGGGATATTGTCGCGGCCATCGACTCGGTTCCAGAATTGTGCGATCACGTGCACCTGCCGGTGCAAAGTGGTTCTTCGGGCGTGCTTCAACGCATGAACAGGGAATATACCCGGGAACAGTATCTTGAACGGGTTTCGTGGGTTCGCGCCGCCAAACGCTCAATCAGTATGACGACCGATATCATTGTCGGCTTTCCAGGAGAGACGGCTGACGATTTCATAGAGACTATGGATCTTCTTGCGGAGGTGCAGTACGATGCGGTCTTCGCCTTCAAGTATTCACCCCGGCCGAATACGCCTTCTATCCACATGCCCGACTCGATTCCGGATGAAGAGAAATCACGGCGGCTTCAATCTTTACTAGAGCGCCAGCGCGAAATCCAAAGGATCAATTATTCCCTACAGATAGGGAAGACCTATGAAGCTGCGGTCGAAGGTCACAATCAACAGCGGAGCCAGGTCATCGGGCGGACGACTCAGAATAAGACCTTGAACTTTACTGCAAGCAGCACGATCCTGCCGGCTCCCGGGAGTTATGTCGCGGTCCGCATAACGGCAGCTTTCCCAAACAGTCTCGTTGGCATCGCAGTCTCATGA